Proteins from a single region of Enoplosus armatus isolate fEnoArm2 chromosome 6, fEnoArm2.hap1, whole genome shotgun sequence:
- the akip1 gene encoding A-kinase-interacting protein 1, translating into MASQAWLESSLRRSASLGLEVLERASRRSVDWTSPGASQTSTTTDEDPQIPVKRTRTELDDVFATIAEFMAQTTYQCKRFYESGCCTEPTDAERKHVSRFHKRSAVGTTTPALSTRKHGRVSAAGEDFYVEVSPGTYAISASMPESQQQTQLVSVKAGESVNLTFDL; encoded by the exons ATGGCAAGCCAAGCCTGGCTGGAGTCTTCTCTGCGGCGCTCTGCCAGTCTGGGCCTGGAGGTGCTAGAGCGGGCCTCCAGGCGGAGTGTAGACTGGACGAGCCCTGGAGCATCCCAGACCTCCACTACTACAGATGAAGACCCACAAATCCCTGTCAAG AGAACTCGCACAGAGCTCGATGACGTCTTTGCAACCATCGCAGAGTTCATGGCACAGACGACCTATCAGTGCAAG aggtTTTATGAGTCTGGCTGTTGCACTGAGCCCACTGACGCCGAGAGGAAGCATGTGTCCAGGTTCCACAAGCGGTCAGCTGTTGGGACGACAACACCTGCACTGTCAACCAGAAAACAT GGTCgtgtgtcagcagcaggtgAAGATTTCTACGTCGAGGTTTCACCGGGGACGTACGCCATCAGCGCCAGCATGCCGGAGTCGCAGCAGCAGACTCAGCTGGTCAGCGTCAAAGCTGGAGAGAGCGTCAacctcacctttgacctctga